From the Polyangiaceae bacterium genome, one window contains:
- a CDS encoding polysaccharide lyase family 7 protein, giving the protein MGVKGVLGSGFALLLLVATTNACGGDDDPAPGSAGSAGTGSSAGSGGAAGAGNAGGSGATAGTAGSGGSAGGSGSGAAAGASGSSGATSTLPSAVLDLTNWKLTLPIGNQGSPTEVEQPALATFAHPEHFFAQGDHVVFRAHAGGTTTSGSSYPRSELREMINAGADLASWSTTSGTHSMRIKQAITHLPVVKPHVVAGQIHDANDDVIVFRLEDKKLFVDINGTTGPTLDANYQLGSVFTVQFVAEKGAIKALYNGTLAHTLSIDVSGCYFKAGTYTQSNLSKGDAAAAYGEVQIYELEVTHTN; this is encoded by the coding sequence ATGGGAGTGAAGGGCGTCCTGGGCAGCGGCTTCGCCCTGCTGCTGCTCGTAGCGACGACGAACGCGTGTGGCGGTGACGACGACCCGGCGCCAGGCTCGGCGGGAAGTGCGGGCACTGGCAGCAGTGCGGGTTCCGGCGGCGCGGCAGGCGCCGGGAACGCGGGCGGCAGCGGAGCCACGGCCGGAACCGCGGGCAGCGGTGGCAGCGCGGGCGGCAGCGGCAGCGGCGCCGCGGCGGGTGCCAGCGGCAGCTCGGGAGCAACGTCGACGCTGCCCTCCGCCGTGCTCGACCTCACGAACTGGAAGCTCACGCTGCCGATTGGCAACCAAGGCAGTCCCACGGAAGTGGAACAGCCGGCGCTCGCGACCTTTGCGCATCCCGAGCACTTCTTTGCCCAAGGCGATCACGTCGTTTTCCGCGCCCACGCCGGAGGCACGACGACGAGCGGCAGCAGCTATCCGCGTTCCGAGTTGCGCGAGATGATCAACGCGGGCGCTGACTTGGCCAGCTGGTCCACGACCTCGGGCACCCACTCCATGCGCATCAAGCAAGCGATCACGCACCTGCCCGTGGTCAAGCCGCACGTGGTGGCGGGCCAGATCCACGACGCCAACGACGACGTGATCGTGTTTCGCCTGGAAGACAAGAAGCTGTTCGTGGACATCAACGGCACGACCGGCCCCACCCTCGACGCCAACTATCAGCTCGGCAGCGTCTTCACCGTGCAGTTCGTGGCGGAAAAGGGCGCCATCAAAGCTCTCTACAACGGCACTCTGGCGCACACTCTGAGCATCGACGTCAGCGGCTGCTACTTCAAGGCCGGCACCTACACACAGTCGAACCTGTCGAAGGGCGACGCGGCCGCGGCCTACGGCGAAGTCCAGATCTACGAACTCGAAGTCACCCACACCAACTAG
- a CDS encoding MTH1187 family thiamine-binding protein has protein sequence MKVVADLSVVPIGVGVSLSKYIVECERVLTAAGLKTQLHAYGTNIEGEWDDVMAAIKRCHETLHAMGVPRLSTSIKLGTRSDRDASIEEKIRSVSDKLD, from the coding sequence ATGAAAGTCGTTGCCGATCTGTCCGTCGTGCCCATCGGGGTTGGCGTCAGCCTCTCGAAGTACATAGTGGAGTGTGAGCGCGTGCTCACGGCTGCGGGCCTGAAGACGCAGCTGCACGCCTACGGCACCAACATCGAGGGGGAGTGGGACGACGTCATGGCTGCCATCAAGCGCTGCCACGAAACGCTGCACGCCATGGGCGTGCCGCGCCTCTCGACTTCGATCAAGCTCGGCACCCGCAGCGACCGCGACGCCAGCATCGAGGAAAAGATCCGCAGCGTCTCCGACAAACTCGATTGA
- a CDS encoding MgtC/SapB family protein: MEQYETFITLGTALLLGLLIGFEREQSAPDDPERRRLFIGGARTYPLVSLAGALAMLLEPRLGPSIVVVAFGVMFVFLGIAYFDDVKRGEDRGVTSEVAFLVTFMLGALATSRGVLEPLNRRLIVLSSVAVVVTLLLSAKPRMHALAERASKDDIFATLKFLIVAVVVLPLLPNATFGPLEVLNPFKVGLMVVLIAGIDFVGYVAVRVLGPGRGLGLTGVVGGLASSTAVTLSMSGRAKEDPSLTPSCALAVVTASTIMVPRVLVEVALVHRPLMHELLKPLAAMTLGGAVAVYYFYRQSRSAAARSTDLKLQNPFELTSALKWGAIFVVVLFAARLAQQLFGQSGVYLAGLVAGASDVDAITLSMASLTKSGAVDSRVAVTTIMIGAASNTVVKGLMAAFIGGRRYGRLVLSAFGVMLAFGALGVASLWI; this comes from the coding sequence ATGGAGCAATACGAGACTTTCATCACCTTGGGCACTGCCTTGCTACTCGGTCTGCTCATCGGCTTCGAGCGCGAGCAATCGGCGCCGGACGATCCCGAGCGCCGCCGCTTGTTCATCGGTGGCGCGCGTACCTACCCACTGGTGTCCCTGGCGGGCGCGCTGGCGATGCTGCTCGAGCCACGCCTTGGCCCTTCGATCGTGGTCGTCGCCTTCGGCGTCATGTTCGTGTTCCTTGGCATCGCGTATTTCGATGACGTGAAGCGGGGGGAGGATCGTGGCGTCACCAGCGAGGTAGCGTTCCTCGTCACCTTCATGTTGGGCGCCTTGGCCACGAGTCGGGGCGTGCTGGAACCGCTCAACCGGCGATTGATCGTGCTGTCTTCGGTTGCCGTGGTCGTGACGCTGCTTCTCAGTGCCAAGCCGCGCATGCATGCCCTCGCGGAGCGCGCGAGCAAGGACGACATCTTCGCGACCCTCAAGTTTCTCATCGTCGCCGTCGTCGTGCTGCCGCTGCTACCCAACGCCACCTTTGGCCCCCTCGAGGTTCTCAATCCTTTCAAGGTCGGCCTGATGGTGGTGCTGATCGCGGGCATCGACTTCGTGGGCTACGTGGCGGTGCGTGTGCTCGGGCCTGGGCGAGGCTTGGGGCTGACTGGCGTGGTCGGAGGCTTGGCGTCTTCCACAGCTGTCACGCTGAGCATGTCCGGTCGCGCCAAAGAGGACCCCAGTCTCACACCTTCCTGCGCGCTGGCCGTCGTGACGGCATCCACCATCATGGTGCCCCGCGTGTTGGTGGAGGTCGCGCTCGTGCATCGACCCCTGATGCACGAGTTGCTCAAACCCCTCGCCGCCATGACCCTCGGGGGTGCCGTGGCCGTGTACTACTTCTATCGTCAGTCGCGCTCTGCCGCTGCGCGCTCCACGGATCTCAAGCTGCAGAACCCCTTCGAGCTCACGTCGGCTCTGAAGTGGGGCGCCATCTTCGTCGTCGTGCTCTTCGCCGCGCGACTCGCCCAGCAGTTGTTTGGACAAAGCGGCGTGTACCTGGCGGGGCTCGTGGCGGGCGCCTCGGACGTCGACGCCATCACCCTGTCCATGGCCAGCCTCACCAAGTCGGGGGCCGTGGATTCCCGCGTTGCGGTGACGACCATCATGATCGGCGCTGCCTCGAACACCGTGGTCAAGGGACTGATGGCGGCCTTCATCGGAGGCCGTCGCTACGGTCGACTCGTGCTCTCCGCCTTCGGCGTCATGCTGGCTTTCGGCGCGCTCGGGGTTGCCAGCCTCTGGATCTAG
- a CDS encoding LysR family transcriptional regulator, translating to MGTVQLDDAAVFVSVVDAGSFSKAARTLSQPKSSVSRAVSRLERDLGVKLLERTTRSLRLTDAGKRYHAGVAPALTAVRDAQREVGALAEEVSGTLRISAPVDFGVAYLAEVVAAFTAEYPNVTVDAALTSRPVDLVREGFDLALRFGRLADSSLVARKVGELSDWLLAAPSYLKRARPLRSPQDLSKHDCVLFRSAEGKARWDLCSKRRTVRVDVAGRVLANDLLYVKRAAVAGAGIVLVPWFMSREELDAGTLVRVLPNWERRGAAFHIVVPSARFMPRKVAAFRDFLIEQMTVSPLWSKR from the coding sequence ATGGGAACGGTGCAGCTGGACGACGCGGCCGTGTTCGTGAGCGTGGTGGATGCCGGCAGCTTCTCGAAGGCCGCCCGTACCCTCTCGCAACCCAAGTCTTCGGTCAGCCGCGCTGTTTCACGGCTGGAACGTGACCTGGGCGTGAAGTTGTTGGAGCGCACCACTCGATCCCTGCGTTTGACCGACGCTGGCAAGCGCTATCACGCAGGGGTTGCGCCAGCGCTGACTGCCGTGCGTGACGCGCAGCGCGAAGTGGGCGCGTTGGCAGAAGAGGTCTCGGGTACGCTACGCATCAGTGCCCCCGTCGACTTCGGTGTGGCCTACCTGGCCGAGGTCGTCGCGGCGTTCACTGCGGAATACCCCAACGTCACGGTGGACGCGGCGCTCACCAGCCGTCCAGTGGACTTGGTGCGAGAGGGCTTCGATCTCGCACTTCGCTTCGGGCGCCTAGCCGACTCTTCTCTGGTGGCGCGCAAGGTCGGCGAGCTGAGCGATTGGCTCCTTGCAGCGCCGAGCTACCTGAAGCGTGCGCGACCGCTGCGTTCGCCCCAGGATCTGTCCAAGCACGACTGCGTGCTGTTTCGCTCTGCGGAGGGGAAGGCCCGCTGGGATTTGTGTTCCAAGCGCCGCACCGTGCGCGTGGATGTTGCCGGTCGCGTGTTGGCCAACGATCTGCTCTACGTGAAGCGTGCGGCGGTTGCGGGTGCAGGCATCGTGCTCGTTCCGTGGTTCATGTCGCGTGAGGAGCTCGACGCGGGCACCCTGGTTCGCGTGCTACCAAACTGGGAGCGCCGCGGCGCAGCCTTTCACATCGTCGTGCCCTCGGCGCGCTTCATGCCGCGAAAGGTGGCGGCGTTTCGGGACTTCCTGATCGAACAGATGACCGTCTCGCCGCTGTGGAGCAAACGCTAG
- a CDS encoding SGNH/GDSL hydrolase family protein: protein MPTPRLKLMSALSAAWMLFACSSEGEGARPTGSTTPDAQSDADARQDADSSADAAQDADAGSDAGADARFTRYPPEQRSPVTASVIARAKSILAANPSRSTDVFMKVGASGTVSKNLLYCFAGPSQPAYQLDLDGRDALLPTLDAFRAGDAAGSTPFDRPTLAAKVGMSAGWALAGSPSPLQQEVQATNPAFAFVNYGTNDMGQGVTFASALFNFAENLARILDELEGEGIVPLVTGLNPRTDSTNSAQWVPTYDALTRGMAEARQLPYLSLYYAAKDLPAQGMIADGIHGNVYSPAGAQPCVFTAAGLAYNYNVRNLLSLELLRRIHDGAVLAHAPAEQPGAVLQGTGTATDPWRIDRFPFSHAADTSMSSARNIDSYPGCAASQNESGPEWVYALHLDAETRLRILVVDRGNVDVDLHLTQGEPKGASCVARHDRLIQGTFPSGDYSLVVDTFATSTEERAGAYALVVLPCAAGDPDCG from the coding sequence ATGCCCACGCCCAGGCTGAAGCTGATGTCTGCGCTTTCGGCAGCGTGGATGCTGTTTGCTTGTAGCAGCGAAGGCGAAGGGGCGCGGCCGACTGGGAGCACGACCCCGGATGCCCAGTCCGACGCGGACGCTCGGCAAGATGCAGACTCGAGCGCCGACGCCGCGCAAGATGCGGACGCCGGCTCGGACGCCGGAGCAGACGCGCGCTTCACGCGCTACCCGCCCGAGCAGCGCTCGCCGGTCACCGCCAGCGTGATTGCTCGCGCTAAGAGCATCCTGGCTGCCAATCCGTCGCGCAGCACCGATGTGTTCATGAAGGTGGGAGCGTCCGGTACCGTCAGCAAGAATCTTCTCTACTGTTTTGCCGGGCCCTCCCAACCCGCCTACCAGCTCGACCTGGACGGTCGCGATGCGCTGCTACCGACCCTGGATGCCTTCCGCGCTGGCGACGCTGCGGGCAGCACGCCCTTCGACCGTCCGACCCTCGCGGCCAAGGTCGGCATGAGTGCCGGCTGGGCCCTTGCGGGATCGCCTTCACCTCTGCAGCAAGAGGTGCAAGCAACGAATCCCGCGTTCGCCTTCGTGAACTACGGAACCAACGACATGGGCCAGGGCGTCACCTTCGCCAGTGCGCTCTTCAACTTCGCGGAGAATCTGGCCCGCATCCTGGATGAGCTGGAGGGCGAGGGCATCGTTCCGCTCGTGACGGGTCTCAATCCGCGCACGGATTCCACGAACTCGGCGCAGTGGGTCCCCACCTACGACGCGCTCACGCGAGGGATGGCCGAGGCGCGGCAATTGCCCTACCTGAGCTTGTACTACGCCGCCAAGGACTTGCCCGCGCAGGGCATGATCGCTGACGGCATTCACGGAAACGTGTACTCGCCGGCAGGCGCGCAGCCCTGCGTCTTCACCGCAGCCGGCCTCGCCTACAACTACAACGTGCGAAACTTGCTCAGCCTGGAGCTTCTGCGTCGCATTCACGACGGCGCCGTGTTGGCGCACGCCCCGGCGGAGCAGCCTGGCGCAGTACTTCAAGGCACGGGCACGGCGACGGACCCCTGGCGCATCGATCGCTTTCCCTTCAGCCACGCCGCGGACACGTCAATGTCGTCCGCTCGCAACATCGACAGCTATCCCGGCTGCGCTGCATCGCAGAACGAGTCTGGTCCCGAGTGGGTCTATGCACTGCACTTGGACGCGGAGACGCGGCTCAGGATCTTGGTCGTCGATCGCGGTAACGTCGACGTGGACCTTCACCTCACGCAGGGTGAGCCCAAGGGTGCCAGCTGCGTGGCCCGCCATGACCGCCTGATCCAGGGCACGTTCCCCAGCGGGGACTACTCCTTGGTCGTCGATACTTTTGCGACCAGCACGGAGGAGCGCGCAGGCGCGTACGCGCTCGTCGTCTTGCCCTGCGCCGCTGGCGACCCCGATTGCGGCTAG
- a CDS encoding MOSC domain-containing protein — protein sequence MSEVSAVSSLAAICIYPVKSCAGTSVRRARVTKRGLVGDRRYMIVDDAGRFFTQREEPGLQNVRPVWGDGGFRLTTAAGEVAVPSVLDAGQPCEVQVWDSTCAALVHAPGSELLSELFARPLRLVYMPDTELRAVDPDYGRADDIVSFADGFPLLLLNEASLAELNRHLPRRVGMDRFRGNVIVDGASAYQEDALGRVKIGELEFRSVKPCSRCAVVNVDPARGVREDREPLSTLVETHAPAGKPLFGANLIPESEGEIEVGARVTLPDG from the coding sequence ATGTCGGAGGTCAGCGCCGTGAGCTCTCTCGCGGCGATCTGTATCTACCCGGTCAAGTCTTGCGCGGGTACGAGTGTGCGTCGGGCGCGAGTCACCAAGCGCGGACTCGTGGGGGACCGTCGCTACATGATCGTCGACGATGCGGGCCGCTTCTTCACACAGCGTGAGGAACCGGGACTGCAGAACGTGCGTCCGGTCTGGGGGGATGGCGGGTTCCGATTGACGACCGCGGCCGGTGAGGTCGCAGTGCCCTCGGTTCTCGACGCCGGCCAGCCCTGCGAGGTGCAGGTATGGGACTCGACCTGTGCTGCCTTGGTCCACGCGCCAGGCAGCGAACTGCTGAGCGAGCTCTTCGCTCGACCGCTGCGCCTGGTGTACATGCCGGACACGGAGCTGCGCGCGGTGGATCCGGACTACGGCCGTGCAGACGACATCGTCAGCTTTGCCGATGGCTTTCCGCTGCTGCTCCTGAACGAAGCATCCCTCGCGGAGCTGAACCGGCATCTGCCTCGGCGGGTGGGGATGGATCGCTTCCGCGGCAACGTGATCGTCGACGGGGCTAGCGCCTATCAGGAGGACGCGTTGGGGCGCGTGAAGATTGGTGAGTTGGAGTTTCGCAGCGTAAAGCCATGCTCACGCTGCGCCGTAGTCAACGTCGATCCCGCCCGCGGTGTTCGTGAAGATCGCGAGCCCTTGAGTACGCTCGTCGAGACCCACGCCCCGGCAGGCAAGCCGCTTTTCGGGGCGAACTTGATCCCCGAAAGCGAGGGCGAGATCGAAGTGGGCGCCCGAGTGACGCTGCCTGACGGGTAG
- a CDS encoding DUF2330 domain-containing protein: MIRGTWLLLLCAFLLVQGGDARACAPAPHRGEFVEIADEEALILWDAKNKVQHFVRRAEFRTRAKDFGFLVPTPTQPQLGEVDDDLFRRLAQRVAPEVRYEEKRELEFGCLFMASKSETAATAGDSVRVLDAMRVAGLDATVLEADSASALAEWLKQHDYDKSPELVGWLEPYVQKKWKVTAFKLAKDADGAPELATKAVRMTFPTDRPFFPYREPANQRGDKRQVQRRLLRTYLVAPTRMEGTLAAAQGFPGQTRYARALPDAAALLVEPLLVSAAGTSPWLTEIVDESSPRPGVDDVFFAAAKETAEVVPPVKVVTVRKPITIPLELVGVGLVLGLVAMAVAIVVLRRRSAP; encoded by the coding sequence ATGATCCGCGGGACGTGGTTGCTGCTGCTTTGCGCCTTCCTGCTCGTTCAGGGCGGGGACGCGCGAGCGTGCGCGCCGGCGCCACACCGAGGCGAATTCGTCGAGATTGCCGACGAAGAAGCGCTCATCCTGTGGGACGCCAAGAACAAGGTGCAGCACTTCGTTCGTCGCGCGGAGTTTCGCACGCGGGCGAAAGACTTCGGCTTCTTGGTGCCCACGCCAACGCAACCGCAGTTGGGAGAGGTGGACGACGACCTGTTTCGGCGTCTTGCCCAGCGCGTCGCTCCGGAGGTGCGCTACGAAGAAAAGCGTGAGTTGGAGTTCGGATGCTTGTTCATGGCGTCCAAGAGCGAGACCGCCGCGACAGCCGGGGATAGCGTGCGCGTATTGGACGCCATGCGTGTGGCAGGGCTGGACGCTACGGTGCTCGAGGCCGACTCCGCCTCCGCGCTCGCCGAGTGGTTGAAGCAACACGATTACGACAAGTCCCCGGAGCTCGTAGGTTGGCTCGAACCCTACGTGCAGAAGAAGTGGAAGGTGACGGCCTTCAAGTTGGCCAAGGACGCCGACGGCGCGCCAGAACTCGCTACCAAGGCCGTTCGCATGACCTTCCCGACGGATCGCCCTTTCTTTCCATACCGCGAGCCCGCGAACCAGCGCGGCGACAAGCGCCAAGTTCAGAGGCGCTTGCTGCGAACCTACTTGGTTGCGCCGACACGCATGGAGGGCACTCTGGCTGCGGCGCAGGGGTTTCCGGGGCAGACTCGCTACGCCCGAGCGCTGCCCGACGCTGCTGCCCTGTTGGTCGAACCGCTGCTCGTCTCCGCTGCCGGCACGTCGCCGTGGCTCACGGAGATCGTCGATGAAAGCTCGCCGCGACCAGGAGTGGACGACGTGTTCTTCGCGGCAGCCAAGGAGACTGCCGAAGTCGTCCCGCCGGTGAAGGTGGTGACCGTGCGCAAGCCCATCACCATCCCCCTGGAGCTGGTCGGCGTCGGTCTGGTCTTGGGACTCGTGGCGATGGCGGTTGCCATCGTCGTCCTACGTCGGAGGTCGGCGCCGTGA
- a CDS encoding SUMF1/EgtB/PvdO family nonheme iron enzyme codes for MRAVRIVVGILALGNVALSQQAEPATTQTDPPRKASACRTAPEGMRCIPGGMFLRGSPRGPKNTRPQSEIWLDTFYMDTTEVTVEAYDACVARGDCKAARTIYEDFSRPKQPKVGVSWFHAFDFCRATGKHLPTEAEWEKAARGVDGRLYPWGDEPATCERAVIKDRRGRSCGVEKKGESRATGRTFEVGTRAPNQYGLYDMSGNAWEWVADWYTSSYERCGKACSGDNPKGPCNGETPCKGRFDRVVRGGSWFWEGEIATTIYRRAHVPENKPYHHYGFRCAASETEAAQLLPAAKGKAK; via the coding sequence ATGCGAGCGGTGAGGATCGTCGTCGGAATACTGGCGCTAGGAAACGTTGCGCTTTCCCAGCAGGCTGAACCTGCCACTACGCAAACGGATCCGCCGCGCAAGGCGAGCGCCTGTCGCACCGCCCCCGAAGGCATGCGCTGCATTCCCGGGGGTATGTTTCTACGCGGCTCCCCCCGCGGCCCCAAGAACACGCGCCCGCAATCGGAGATCTGGCTGGACACCTTCTACATGGATACCACCGAGGTCACTGTCGAAGCCTATGACGCGTGCGTTGCTCGAGGCGACTGCAAGGCAGCACGCACCATTTACGAAGACTTCTCCCGCCCCAAGCAACCCAAGGTGGGTGTCAGCTGGTTTCACGCCTTCGACTTCTGCCGCGCCACCGGCAAGCATTTGCCCACCGAGGCGGAGTGGGAAAAGGCGGCACGGGGCGTCGACGGTCGTCTCTATCCCTGGGGCGACGAACCAGCGACCTGCGAGCGCGCGGTGATCAAAGACCGACGTGGGCGCAGCTGCGGCGTGGAGAAGAAGGGCGAAAGCCGCGCCACCGGTCGCACCTTCGAAGTCGGCACGCGCGCGCCCAATCAGTATGGGCTCTACGACATGAGCGGCAACGCCTGGGAGTGGGTCGCAGACTGGTACACGTCCAGCTACGAGCGCTGCGGCAAGGCATGCAGCGGCGACAACCCGAAGGGGCCGTGCAACGGCGAAACGCCGTGCAAGGGGCGCTTCGATCGGGTGGTGCGCGGTGGATCGTGGTTCTGGGAAGGGGAGATTGCCACGACCATCTATCGCCGCGCCCACGTCCCCGAGAACAAGCCCTACCACCACTACGGGTTTCGTTGCGCAGCCAGCGAAACCGAAGCCGCGCAGCTTTTGCCCGCAGCCAAGGGCAAGGCGAAATGA